A genome region from Methanococcoides burtonii DSM 6242 includes the following:
- a CDS encoding cation:proton antiporter, giving the protein MVSLIINDLTIIFGLSIVVLYLCHRLRIPMIVGFLFTGMLVGPHGYGFIDAVEEVEVLAEIGIVLLLFTIGVELSIKDLWKMKRAVVFGGSIQVFLTTIAVFSIANYLGYGIGESIFIGFLFSLSSTAIVLKLLQNRGELQAPHGRFSLAVLLYQDVIVVPMILITPFLAGAGSMSDAAFIPILAKGIGLVILVFASAKWIVPQVLFQITKTRDSELFFLSIIVICLSVAWLTSSLGLSLALGAFLAGLIISESEYSHQALSNMIPFRDIFMSFFFISIGMLLDLDYFFNDPFLFIIIAACVLLLKSVIAGLSSYLLGFPLHTAVIAGLGLAQVGEFSFVLSTFGVEYGLLTDEVYQLFLVVSILTMAVTSSVMSISPKVADKVVNLPIPSKMKCGFHSRKMMAVLDKKGHLEDHLIIAGFGFNGRTVAKAATIAGIPYLVLDTNPETVRKEQLKGELIYYGDSSQRGVLEHADIKDARVMVVCISDPAGTRRAISLARKMNPNIHIIARTQYLQEMEPLYELGANEVIPEEFETSIEIFVRLMKRYLIPKDEIEKFISEIRSDGYEMFRTLSGAMSIYDMEIDLPEMDITNLRVRASSFAVGKNLLQLDLRKKYSVTLLAIRRNSEVIANPDADAVLISGDVLVLMGSPEMISKVTPLFVGGDI; this is encoded by the coding sequence GTGGTATCTTTGATAATAAACGATCTTACTATAATTTTCGGTCTGTCCATAGTGGTCCTTTACTTATGTCATCGCCTTCGCATTCCCATGATCGTCGGTTTTCTTTTTACCGGAATGCTCGTAGGTCCTCATGGGTATGGTTTTATAGATGCTGTTGAAGAGGTCGAGGTGCTTGCGGAGATAGGTATTGTCCTTCTTTTGTTCACTATTGGTGTGGAGTTATCCATTAAAGATCTCTGGAAGATGAAAAGAGCGGTCGTGTTCGGAGGCTCTATTCAGGTATTTCTTACAACTATTGCTGTTTTTTCCATTGCTAACTACCTGGGGTATGGGATAGGCGAATCGATCTTCATTGGCTTCCTTTTCTCTCTGAGCAGTACTGCCATCGTCCTTAAACTGTTGCAGAACCGGGGGGAACTTCAGGCACCTCATGGTCGCTTTTCACTTGCAGTTCTATTGTATCAGGATGTCATTGTCGTACCAATGATCCTTATCACTCCTTTCCTCGCAGGCGCTGGTTCCATGTCAGATGCTGCTTTCATTCCCATCCTCGCAAAAGGGATCGGTTTGGTAATTCTTGTTTTTGCAAGCGCAAAATGGATCGTTCCACAAGTACTTTTCCAGATAACAAAAACAAGGGACTCCGAATTGTTCTTTCTCAGTATAATAGTCATTTGCCTTTCTGTCGCATGGCTAACGTCAAGTCTGGGTCTGTCCCTTGCTCTGGGCGCATTCCTTGCAGGGCTTATAATCTCTGAATCTGAATATAGTCATCAGGCACTCAGCAACATGATCCCGTTCCGTGATATTTTCATGAGCTTCTTTTTCATATCCATAGGGATGCTGCTCGACCTTGATTACTTCTTCAATGATCCTTTCCTGTTCATAATTATCGCAGCCTGTGTACTATTGCTAAAATCGGTAATTGCAGGGCTGTCTTCGTATCTGCTTGGCTTCCCTTTGCATACGGCTGTAATAGCAGGACTTGGTCTTGCACAAGTAGGTGAGTTCTCCTTCGTTCTCTCCACGTTCGGTGTGGAGTATGGGCTGCTCACCGATGAGGTCTATCAGCTTTTCCTTGTGGTCTCCATTCTTACAATGGCGGTCACATCCTCAGTGATGTCCATATCCCCGAAAGTTGCGGATAAAGTTGTGAACCTTCCTATCCCTTCAAAAATGAAATGTGGCTTTCATTCCCGTAAAATGATGGCGGTGCTTGACAAGAAAGGGCATCTGGAAGATCATCTTATCATTGCAGGATTTGGTTTTAATGGCAGAACAGTTGCAAAAGCTGCAACGATTGCAGGTATTCCTTATCTTGTTCTTGATACGAACCCTGAGACTGTAAGGAAGGAGCAGCTAAAAGGTGAGCTCATTTATTATGGTGATTCATCCCAGCGAGGTGTTCTGGAACATGCGGATATCAAAGACGCGAGGGTAATGGTCGTTTGTATCTCTGATCCTGCAGGCACAAGGAGGGCTATTTCATTAGCACGTAAGATGAATCCCAATATTCATATTATCGCACGTACCCAGTATCTTCAGGAAATGGAACCGCTTTATGAGCTGGGTGCCAACGAAGTAATACCTGAAGAATTTGAAACGTCGATCGAGATATTCGTGCGTTTGATGAAGCGATACCTCATTCCTAAGGATGAGATCGAGAAGTTCATTTCGGAGATACGTTCAGATGGATATGAGATGTTCAGGACACTTTCAGGTGCTATGAGCATCTATGACATGGAGATCGATCTGCCGGAAATGGATATTACCAATCTGAGAGTGCGAGCATCCTCCTTTGCAGTTGGCAAAAATCTATTACAGCTTGATCTCAGGAAAAAGTACAGTGTCACTTTGCTTGCTATCCGAAGAAATTCGGAGGTCATAGCAAATCCTGATGCTGATGCTGTTTTGATCTCAGGTGATGTGCTTGTACTTATGGGTTCGCCAGAAATGATATCAAAGGTAACACCTCTTTTCGTAGGTGGGGATATTTAA